The stretch of DNA ACTAAAAGAAGGAGGTAGTAATACATCTTCTGTAGAAGATGTTGGTGCGATTAGAAATCTAGGGAGTGTGAAATATAATAAAATGAAACGAGAGGGAACAGATGAACTTGATTTACCTGTAATCGCATATTTTGGAACGAATAGGGTATTTGGATCAGCAAGAAAACGGCAAAAAGCGAGAACTGGTCGTCAAATATTTAAAGAAGGGTACTACGATTGGCTAGATATGCGTTCATCTACCTATCAATATGCCCAGTGGTTGACAAGCTATGATGCCTTAGTAAAAAATGGGAAAGAGTATTCTGAATCAAAGGAAACATTCTTTCAAACGATTAAAACAGCTTGCCCCTATGTTACAGACGTTGATTTTATTAGTGATCGTTTGTGGTTGCGTACTCAAATGAAGAGTCAAATCTCTGATTTACTCCCCTTGGAATTAAAAAGTGATGGGATTATTACTTTTGTTCAAATGATTGCAGAACTAGCCTACCGCTGTATTATTTTAAATGGTTACCTAAAAGAAAAAGCCATTCTACAATCTAAAGGGATTGTCTTAATTGATGAAATTGATTTGCATTTGCATCCCAAATGGCAAGAACATGTTGTAAAAGATCTAAAAAAGGCTTTTCCTAATATTCAATTTATTGTTACAACTCATTCTCCCATAATTGTACAAAGCTTGAAAGCTAATGAATTAATTAATTTGGATTCGATAGCAGATGTCAATCCCAGCGACTTAACTTTAGGGGAAGTTGTTACTCACATCATGGGAAAAGACAGTGAACATAGTGAATCTAGTAATCAACAAGAACAATTAAGCAAAGAATATCTAACCCTCTTAAAACATCATTCTCTAGATGCTATTTCTGAACATTTAAATCAGATTGAGTTTAAGATTATAGATCCTTCTGTGAGGGCATTCTTAAAAATGCAGCGATTAGAAAAAAGAAGCAATAAATAACCCTATAAAACTCATAAATATTATTTTATGCGACCTATAGAAAGAGGAAACATCCCCAGAGATGATAATGATCAAATTATTACTGTTAGCAACCATCGTCAATGGAGAAAACATCTTATTGATAGAATTGGAAAGTATTGTTCTTACTGCGAAATGGCTCTCTATGACAGCCCCCAAGTAGAGCATGTTATAGCACAAAACATAGATTCCTCTCGCAATCTTGATTGGGACAATTTGGTTCTAGCTTGTGGTCCTTGTAACAGAACAAAAAGTAATACTCCTTGTCCTCCTGAAACGCATTATTTACCTGATATTCACAATACATATCTAGCTTTTGGGCATTATCTAGGCAACAATACAAAAACTGGTGAGCCTGCTGCTTATATAACTACAAAATCATCATCCCATTCCCTAATGCAAATCGATAAGGCTATTAATACTATTAATTTATGTGGTCTTAACAAAGATACTAGTTCAGATGTGAGAACAGCATGTGACTTTAGGTGGAAATATCGCCTTGAAGCGATTACTTCTGCCCTATTATGGAAACAAAAATGGGATGACTGGGGATCTCACAGTCATAGTCAAGATTTTATAAATCTATTATGTGATGCTGCTTTAGGAAAAGGCTTCTTTTCTATTTGGTTTTATATTTTTGAAGCAGAACCTAGTATTAAAAAATCTTTAATTGAAGCTTTCCCTAATACAGCATTAGATTGTTTTGATTCTAGTAATGACTACAACCCAGTGGCAAGAAATGCACCTGATGATATCTAAAACTACAATTTATATCCTAAAATTGTTTAAAACTATACCTATCCGTCATTCCTCCATCAATCATCATTTCACATACTTGACAAACTAATAGCTTTCTTAAAAGCCCTCTCATATAACTATACTATATTTTCTTTCACTTTAAAACGTTAACAAAAAGTTAAAAACAGACAAGTCTGTTCTAATTGCAATCAAATTATATACATTTACAATATGAAAAAAACAAGTGTAAAAAATAGAATTATAGAAACAGCCTCCACACTGTTCTATCACAATGGATACAATCAAACAGGAATCAACCAAATCATTGCAGAAGCTGGCGTTTCCAAGTCTGGTATGTACCAACACTTCCGATCAAAAGAAGATATTGCGGTTGCCTATTTGATTCGAAGACATAGCCTGTGGTTTGGCGACTTGTTTGATTTTATTGCTGACCAAAAATCCATAAAAGCCAAAATCCTAGCCGCTTTTGACTATTTAGATAGCTGGCTCAGTCAGGTTAGTTTTAGAGGCTGTGGCTTTCAAAATATTTTTATTGATTTGCCCAAAGACCAACAAAAAATCAAAGATCAAGTTTTATTACACAAAAACGAATTGCGTGCTTGGCTCCATGGTTTATTAAATACAGAAGCACTGTATACCACAGAGGAAGCTATTAAATTGGGTGATGAAATCTTAGTATTAATAGAGGGCGCCATCATCCTTTCTCAAATACAACATAATAATTGGCCCATTATTACAGCCAAAAATACGTGTAAAAAATTACTACTCTAATTGTGTAATTTTTTTTCGTCAAAAAAAGAACAGACTTGTCTGTACTATTTTTTTTTAATGTCACAATATATTTTTCACTCAAAACAAACAGACTTCTCTGTACAATATTTAATTATGAAAAATCTAATACCACCTTTTACCAAAGAAACAGCAACAGCAAAAGTTCAAGCAGCAGAAGATGCTTGGAACAGTAAAGACCCTCATAAGGTTTCTTTGGCTTACACCGTTGACTCTCAATGGAGAAATAGAGGGCAGTTTTTTACAGGTAGAACGGCCATTGTAGAATTTCTAACAGACAAATGGAAAAAAGAACAACATTACAAATTAAAAAAGCACCTATGGTCCTATACCGACAATAGAATTTCGGTTCGCTTTGAATATGAATGGCAAAACCCAGAAACAGGACAATGGATGCGTACCCATGGAAATGAACACTGGGAATTTGATAAGGCAGGGAAAATGCAGGTCAGAGACATGAGTGCCAATGACATTAGAATAAAGGAATCTGACAGAAAATTTAAATCATCATCTTTTTAATAAAACAAAATGACAACATCTATCCAAACTCAAGCCACACTCCACCAAACAATTGAGGTAAGTGGCATCAATTTATTTTATAGAGAAGCAGGAAATCCCGATAAGCCAACTCTTGTATTGTTACACGGTTATCCTACCTCCTCCCATATGTTTCGCAATTTAATTGATCGGTTGGCCAACCAATATCATATCCTCGCTCCCGATTATCCTGGTTTTGGGAGAAGTGAACAACCTCCAATCAAAGATTTTGACTATAGCTTTGAGCATATGGCAATTATAATTGAAGATTTTTTAGCAAAAAAAGCGATAAACCAATACAGTTTATACCTAATGGATTATGGTGCTCCAATCGGGTTTAGAATTGCCTCAAAATATCCAGATCGAATTGAGTCTTTGATTATTCAAAATGGAAATGCCTATGAAGAAGGTTTAGCTGACTTTTGGGTTCCCATCAAAAAATATTGGGCTGATTATACCTTAGCCAATGGAAAACCCTTAGAAGCCTTCCATGCTCTAGACGGCTTAATATGGCAATACACACATGGCGTACAAGATGTTTCTAAAATTAGCCCAGACAACTGGCACCTAGATTTACAACACTTGAGCAGACCAGAGAATAATGAAATTCAGCTCGCCATGTTTTATGATTATAGAACCAATGTTCCATTATACCCCAAATGGCAGCAATATTTTAGAGAGCATCAACCCCCAACCTTGATTGTCTGGGGAAAAAATGATTATATATTTCCGCCTGAAGGAGCACATCCCTATAAAAGAGACTTAGAAAAGGCTGAAATTCACCTATTAGACACAGGGCATTTCGCTCTAGAAGAAAAAGGCCATGAAATAGCAAACTACATTTTGACGTTTTTAAAAAAGCATAAAATTAGCTAAACTAAGCATAAAAATAGCATCGTTTAAACAATCAAAGAGAGGCATCGGATTATTCCGCTTGTCTCTTTCTGTTAATTAGAAACTTACTAAGCCATTTAGAATGAACATTTAAAGCGAGTCTCTGTTGAAGAAGTGAAATAATTTTATAGTTTTACCATCCACAATAACCAACATCACTATATATTTATGCATTCCAATGAGTTAGGTACCGAAAAAATCGACAAACTTATTGCTCAACAAGGCATTCCTGCTGCAATTGGCTTTTTAGTTATGTCTATTTATATGATTGTAGATACTATATTTATAGGACATTGGGTAGGCTCTTTGGGCATTGCAGCCATCACTGTTGTTCTACCAATTACATTTTTAATTGCCTCTTTTGGAATGTCAATTGGAATTGGGGGAGCATCTGTGATTTCAAGAGCATTGGGTGCAAATGACGAGCCGCATGCTCAAAAAGTTTTTGGCAATCAGATTACGCTAACGATGGCGATTGCCTTGTTTTTTGTTTTGGTAGGGCTGTTTTTTGAGGAAGAATTATTGCTCCTATTTGGTGCCCAAGGAGCAATTATGCCCCACGCCAAAGCCTATTTTAAGATCATTTTACTAGGAGTTCCCTTTTTGTCTTGGGCAATGATGAGCAACCATGTAATCCGAGCACAAGGTTTTCCCAAAATAGCAATGAATGTAATGTTACTTCCTGCTATTCTAAATCTAATCTTGGACCCTATTTTTATTTATATACTAGACTGGGGTTTGGAGGGGGCAGCCTTAGCAACAATTATTTCCTATTTTGCTAGTGCCCTTTATACCTTGTGGTTCTTTATCAAAGGCGAAAGTGATTTAAAAATCAGACGCCAAATCCTGCATTTAGAGTTTTCTACCGTCAAAGAAATTGCAGCATTAGGTTTTGTTTCCTTGGCACGCCAAGGAGTTATTAGCCTTCTATCAATTATTCTAAATCATTCGCTTTATACCTACGGCAGTGAGGTTTATATTTCTGTTTATGGAATCATCAATCGAGTAATGATGTTTAGTATGTTTCCAATTACAGGCATTACACAAGGTTTTTTGCCAATCACTAGTTATAATTTTGGAGCCAACCAATACGATCGAGTCAAAGAAACCATCCGAAAATCCATTGGTTATGGAAGTGTAATTGCCATTTCTATTTATGCCATAATTCTATTTTTCCGAACACCAATTGTTCAAATTTTTTCTTCAGAAGAACAAATTTTAGCCGTTACACCAGAAGCCATGACAATTGTTTTTATGGCAACTCCCTTCATCTTAATTCAATTGATTGGTTCCTCTTATTATCAAGCCATTGGCAAAGCCATGCCAGCTTTGCTATTAACGCTAACCAAACAAGGTTTTTTCTTGATTCCATTGGTGTATATTCTGCCCAAATTTTGGGGCATCTATGGCATTTGGTATGCGTTTCCGATTGCTGATATATTGTCTACAATTGTGACCTTTGTATTTCTTCGACGGGCCTATCGCTCACTAGGCAAAAGCCCTCAATAATGCATCAATCAAATTTGTTGAAAATCCATGCTATAGTGCGTTCCTTTTTTAGAGTTGTCTCGTTTAATTTCTCCCAATAACTGGATCGATAAATTTTTAATAATTTTTAACCCAAGGGAATTGCTAGTTCTAAAATTTATAGTTGGAGAATAACCAGTACCATAGTCGCCAATTTCTAAGCTTAAGTTAGGGGGCGTCAACTTCTTGATTTTTACATATAAGATCCCTTTGTTTTTATCTTTGTAGCCATATTTTAATGAATTGGTAAAACATTCATTAATCAGTAAGCCCAAAGGGATAATAGTATCAATATTTAGCTCGATATTTTGGGTCTCTATTCTCAATTCAAAATCACAATCTTTTCCTTTCATAGAATCCAGCAATAACCCTAAAAGCTTTTCGAGGTAATTTTGTAGATTAATCGTTGCCAAATTATCATCCTGATATAAAATTTCATGAACAATGGCCATTGAATTAATCCTATATTGGCAATGCTGAAATAACTCTTTGATATGCTCATCAGGAATAAAACTAGACTGCAACCCCAATAAACTTGTTATAATTTGAAGGTTATTTTTAACTCTATGATGGACTTCTTTCAGCAAGATTTCTTTTTCTCTTAGTGAAAGACTAACTCGTTCCTTTTCTTTTAAATATTCTTGATTTAGAATGGTATTTTTGGTGATTAAAAAGGCAATTAAAATACCTAAAAAAGTTGGTAAGATAAAAAAGCTAAAACTGATACTTTGCTTGATAAAAAAAAGTACATTTATTGCCCCAATGACATAAAAGGTCCCCAATACAATAAGGACATTCCTTAAGAAAAGATTATTGTAGTTTTTCAAGAATTTCATCAGGTTCAGTACATACGTTTTCCAAATAATATAATCTTTTTATCAAAAAAAAGCTAATATAATGCTGTATTATTTCCTATAATTTGAAAAAAGAACCGAGCAGGACGTATTTCTTGCCCTTCTTGATATAAGTATTGTTCACCATTTAAATCAATCATAGGAATATGAGGATCTGTCAATAAAAACGAATCGTGAATCAGTTTGTTTTGAAATGTGTTTCTAATTTGATCGGCATCAATACCTATAGAAGCTCCTAAGTATTGCCCGTATCCTAATGATTGTTCTACTTGAACGGCTAAAACGCCTGCACTATTGGCTTGATATAATACTCCATCCATCAAACGATAGCCATATTTTGCGGGAAATTGCTTTGACTTCATGGTTTTACTTTTTGGTCCATAGGGATCTGCTGTCCAAGCAATATTAACTAGTCCTATCTGTGTATTTTTTATTCTATAATAAAGCCCCATTGCACCTG from Aureispira anguillae encodes:
- a CDS encoding AAA family ATPase — translated: MKIDKLYLKNFRNIEETHYEFPTNFTGIIGMNGSGKSTILHALRVAAGAYFMGIPNSLAKNRHISKDEVRMTNNKIELFHHPVIVEAEGQFPENNAPITWRRRILKEGGSNTSSVEDVGAIRNLGSVKYNKMKREGTDELDLPVIAYFGTNRVFGSARKRQKARTGRQIFKEGYYDWLDMRSSTYQYAQWLTSYDALVKNGKEYSESKETFFQTIKTACPYVTDVDFISDRLWLRTQMKSQISDLLPLELKSDGIITFVQMIAELAYRCIILNGYLKEKAILQSKGIVLIDEIDLHLHPKWQEHVVKDLKKAFPNIQFIVTTHSPIIVQSLKANELINLDSIADVNPSDLTLGEVVTHIMGKDSEHSESSNQQEQLSKEYLTLLKHHSLDAISEHLNQIEFKIIDPSVRAFLKMQRLEKRSNK
- a CDS encoding HNH endonuclease signature motif containing protein, with the protein product MRPIERGNIPRDDNDQIITVSNHRQWRKHLIDRIGKYCSYCEMALYDSPQVEHVIAQNIDSSRNLDWDNLVLACGPCNRTKSNTPCPPETHYLPDIHNTYLAFGHYLGNNTKTGEPAAYITTKSSSHSLMQIDKAINTINLCGLNKDTSSDVRTACDFRWKYRLEAITSALLWKQKWDDWGSHSHSQDFINLLCDAALGKGFFSIWFYIFEAEPSIKKSLIEAFPNTALDCFDSSNDYNPVARNAPDDI
- a CDS encoding TetR/AcrR family transcriptional regulator translates to MKKTSVKNRIIETASTLFYHNGYNQTGINQIIAEAGVSKSGMYQHFRSKEDIAVAYLIRRHSLWFGDLFDFIADQKSIKAKILAAFDYLDSWLSQVSFRGCGFQNIFIDLPKDQQKIKDQVLLHKNELRAWLHGLLNTEALYTTEEAIKLGDEILVLIEGAIILSQIQHNNWPIITAKNTCKKLLL
- a CDS encoding nuclear transport factor 2 family protein; translated protein: MKNLIPPFTKETATAKVQAAEDAWNSKDPHKVSLAYTVDSQWRNRGQFFTGRTAIVEFLTDKWKKEQHYKLKKHLWSYTDNRISVRFEYEWQNPETGQWMRTHGNEHWEFDKAGKMQVRDMSANDIRIKESDRKFKSSSF
- a CDS encoding alpha/beta fold hydrolase, which produces MTTSIQTQATLHQTIEVSGINLFYREAGNPDKPTLVLLHGYPTSSHMFRNLIDRLANQYHILAPDYPGFGRSEQPPIKDFDYSFEHMAIIIEDFLAKKAINQYSLYLMDYGAPIGFRIASKYPDRIESLIIQNGNAYEEGLADFWVPIKKYWADYTLANGKPLEAFHALDGLIWQYTHGVQDVSKISPDNWHLDLQHLSRPENNEIQLAMFYDYRTNVPLYPKWQQYFREHQPPTLIVWGKNDYIFPPEGAHPYKRDLEKAEIHLLDTGHFALEEKGHEIANYILTFLKKHKIS
- a CDS encoding MATE family efflux transporter, yielding MHSNELGTEKIDKLIAQQGIPAAIGFLVMSIYMIVDTIFIGHWVGSLGIAAITVVLPITFLIASFGMSIGIGGASVISRALGANDEPHAQKVFGNQITLTMAIALFFVLVGLFFEEELLLLFGAQGAIMPHAKAYFKIILLGVPFLSWAMMSNHVIRAQGFPKIAMNVMLLPAILNLILDPIFIYILDWGLEGAALATIISYFASALYTLWFFIKGESDLKIRRQILHLEFSTVKEIAALGFVSLARQGVISLLSIILNHSLYTYGSEVYISVYGIINRVMMFSMFPITGITQGFLPITSYNFGANQYDRVKETIRKSIGYGSVIAISIYAIILFFRTPIVQIFSSEEQILAVTPEAMTIVFMATPFILIQLIGSSYYQAIGKAMPALLLTLTKQGFFLIPLVYILPKFWGIYGIWYAFPIADILSTIVTFVFLRRAYRSLGKSPQ
- a CDS encoding sensor histidine kinase, producing the protein MKFLKNYNNLFLRNVLIVLGTFYVIGAINVLFFIKQSISFSFFILPTFLGILIAFLITKNTILNQEYLKEKERVSLSLREKEILLKEVHHRVKNNLQIITSLLGLQSSFIPDEHIKELFQHCQYRINSMAIVHEILYQDDNLATINLQNYLEKLLGLLLDSMKGKDCDFELRIETQNIELNIDTIIPLGLLINECFTNSLKYGYKDKNKGILYVKIKKLTPPNLSLEIGDYGTGYSPTINFRTSNSLGLKIIKNLSIQLLGEIKRDNSKKGTHYSMDFQQI